Proteins co-encoded in one Quercus robur chromosome 8, dhQueRobu3.1, whole genome shotgun sequence genomic window:
- the LOC126695814 gene encoding uncharacterized protein LOC126695814: MFNEIDGDYDNVAISTFKASLPAEHDLRKSLTGKPVTSVRQLTNRIDKYRMVEEDQLQGKGKTKVIPQERRDFRSDQYNNNRPQKDFVGQPGSANTQVVNAMFREPVQQVLEKIKNESFFKWPNKMVGDPMKRNQNLYCQYHQDNGHTTKDCRNLWDHVD, encoded by the coding sequence atgtttAACGAAATAGATGGGGACTATGACAATGTGGCCATTAGTACTTTTAAGGCTAGCCTCCCAGCTgagcatgatttgaggaaatctCTGACTGGTAAACCTGTTACCAGTGTGCGTCAACTTACGAATCGGATTGACAAGTACAGAATGGtagaagaagaccaactacAAGGGAAAGGAAAGACTAAGGTGatccctcaagagaggagggatttcaggtcagaCCAGTACAATAATAATCGACCTCAAAAAGATTTTGTTGGGCAGCCAGGATCTGCCAACACCCAGGTGGTTAATGCTATGTTTCGAGAACCAGTACAACAGGTTCTAGAGAAGATTAAAAACGAGTcgttcttcaaatggccgaacaagatggtaGGAGATCCTATGAAGCGTAATCAAAACctttattgccaatatcatcaggacAATGGACACACTACCAAGGATTGCAGAAACTTGTGGGACCATGTAGACTAA